The following proteins are encoded in a genomic region of Phragmites australis chromosome 9, lpPhrAust1.1, whole genome shotgun sequence:
- the LOC133928277 gene encoding replication protein A 70 kDa DNA-binding subunit C-like isoform X2, whose protein sequence is MLGSSVAPRAVQVANNISYGVSYSGCQGTVGSPIGRVVEPVPNVSSGGSYGTMLAHNTINADMVQSKLQQPSLNSHQNQRFAVPATAGDIGIPGNTYGRPAQPFHQQPPSVYMNRGPVAKNEATNRAVPVAQLNPYQERWTIKARVTAKTDLRHFTNAKGPGKVFSFDLLDAQGGEIRATCFTLQADQYFDLIEVDKVYLVSKGSLKPAQKKFNPLNHEYEIFVDHRTSIEICSGDDSSIPRQQYNFRQISEIENMETGAIVDLVGVVTSVGPSATIMRKDGSEAQRKTLQLKDMSGRSVEITFWGKFCDAEGHQLQLQCDSGLNPILALKNGRVTEFSGRSVSSISSTQLKINPDFPEAERLRHWYVTEGKTAACISLSREVSSMGRTDVRKTVAHIKDENLGRSDKPDWITIKGAISHLTTDNFCYPACTLEVNGRQCNKKVINNGDGTWHCDKCDQGSPNCEYRYLLLCQIQDHTGITYATAFQEAGTEIIGYSAQELFNIKDQDTEQFADIIQEVRWQQYLFKLKVKEETFNDEQRVKCSIVKAEKLDPSKESCHLLGAIDGILQDDTRSPAEVQGAATYNAGFDNSWAGQSVPASNNAYTTNMSGARYGDSMNQFGQQPNIYGGVSTPASATRNVQTCMACGSSGHDAQNCPEGMNRQQPAASMARSYGSTPGNASPLLCFRCNQPGHFANACPGVTTAPQQQPYGNGVASGGYSRLSYVGATNY, encoded by the coding sequence ATGCTGGGATCTTCTGTTGCTCCAAGGGCAGTGCAGGTTGCTAACAATATATCATATGGTGTATCCTACAGTGGTTGTCAAGGTACGGTTGGCTCTCCAATTGGTCGGGTGGTAGAACCTGTTCCCAATGTGTCGTCTGGTGGCTCTTATGGTACAATGTTAGCGCATAATACAATAAACGCCGACATGGTGCAGTCAAAGTTGCAGCAGCCTTCACTGAACTCTCACCAGAACCAAAGGTTTGCAGTTCCTGCCACAGCTGGTGATATTGGCATTCCTGGCAATACTTATGGCCGCCCTGCGCAGCCTTTTCATCAGCAACCACCTTCAGTGTATATGAATAGAGGTCCTGTTGCTAAGAATGAAGCTACTAATCGTGCTGTCCCTGTGGCTCAATTGAATCCATACCAAGAAAGATGGACGATCAAAGCTAGGGTGACTGCAAAGACTGATCTCAGGCACTTCACCAACGCCAAAGGTCCTGGAAAAGTCTTCTCTTTTGATCTCCTTGATGCACAGGGTGGAGAAATTCGTGCAACATGCTTCACTTTGCAGGCTGATCAGTATTTTGACCTAATTGAGGTTGATAAGGTGTACTTGGTATCCAAAGGGTCGTTGAAACCTGCACAGAAGAAGTTTAACCCTTTGAATCATGAGTACGAGATATTTGTTGATCACAGAACGTCTATAGAAATTTGCTCTGGTGATGATAGCAGCATCCCTAGGCAGCAGTACAATTTCCGACAGATCAGCGAAATTGAGAACATGGAGACTGGTGCTATTGTGGATTTGGTTGGGGTTGTTACATCAGTTGGTCCTTCTGCCACAATAATGCGAAAGGATGGTTCGGAAGCCCAGAGAAAAACTCTTCAACTGAAGGACATGTCTGGTCGAAGCGTGGAGATAACCTTTTGGGGAAAATTCTGTGATGCTGAAGGCCACCAGCTCCAGTTGCAGTGCGATTCTGGTTTGAATCCTATACTAGCTTTGAAAAATGGCCGTGTCACTGAATTCAGTGGTAGATCCGTGAGCTCAATCAGCTCAACTCAGTTAAAAATAAACCCAGATTTTCCTGAGGCTGAAAGGTTGCGGCACTGGTATGTAACTGAAGGAAAGACTGCTGCTTGTATTTCTTTATCTCGGGAGGTGTCAAGCATGGGCAGGACTGATGTCCGGAAAACTGTCGCGCATATCAAGGATGAAAATTTGGGGCGATCAGACAAGCCAGACTGGATCACTATTAAAGGTGCAATTTCGCATTTGACAACTGATAATTTTTGTTATCCTGCTTGCACTTTGGAGGTTAATGGTAGGCAGTGCAACAAAAAGGTGATAAATAATGGTGATGGGACATGGCATTGTGACAAATGTGATCAGGGCTCACCAAATTGCGAGTATAGGTACTTGCTGCTTTGCCAGATCCAGGATCATACTGGGATTACCTATGCTACTGCATTCCAAGAGGCTGGTACAGAGATAATTGGCTACAGCGCCCAGGAGCTTTTCAACATAAAAGACCAAGACACAGAACAATTTGCAGATATCATACAGGAGGTTCGTTGGCAGCAGTATCTATTCAAGCTGAAAGTCAAGGAGGAAACCTTTAATGATGAGCAGCGTGTCAAGTGCAGCATTGTTAAAGCGGAGAAGTTGGATCCATCGAAAGAGAGTTGTCACCTTCTGGGTGCGATTGATGGCATATTGCAGGATGATACACGCTCACCTGCTGAGGTGCAAGGCGCTGCGACCTATAATGCTGGTTTCGATAATTCCTGGGCTGGACAAAGTGTGCCAGCCTCCAACAATGCTTACACCACGAATATGAGTGGTGCAAGGTATGGGGACTCCATGAATCAGTTTGGGCAGCAACCAAACATATATGGCGGGGTGTCTACTCCAGCATCAGCGACACGGAATGTACAGACTTGCATGGCTTGTGGGTCAAGTGGGCACGATGCACAGAACTGCCCTGAAGGCATGAATAGGCAGCAACCTGCGGCAAGCATGGCTAGGTCCTACGGCTCTACGCCCGGCAATGCCAGCCCGCTTTTGTGTTTTAGATGCAATCAACCTGGGCACTTTGCTAACGCTTGCCCAGGGGTGACTACTGCCCCCCAGCAACAGCCATATGGCAACGGTGTTGCATCAGGAGGATACAGTAGGCTATCCTATGTGGGGGCTACTAATTACTGA
- the LOC133929589 gene encoding uncharacterized protein LOC133929589 gives MLSPTMLVLLYLPQFSTVPGDFFFGLKALIALFTDVILASFRWLERASELRVDGNQLVGPIPFDKEMMWRLGKKLRAIGNDGLCYGTKQEVLEGVVALAGVADCYSVRRSKRHDGWEQVGTCGIGTLAGSLYLARMEKGIGSL, from the exons ATGTTGTCCCCCACCATGCTCGTGCTCCTGTACCTCCCGCAGTTCTCGACGGTGCCCGGTgacttcttctttgggctcaaGGCGCTGATCGCGCTG TTCACCGACGTGATATTGGCGAGTTTCCGATGGCTTGAGAGGGCGAGCGAGCTCCGCGTCGATGGCAATCAACTAGTGGGGCCAATACCCTTCGACAAGGAGATGATGTGGAGACTAGGCAAGAAGTTGCGCGCCATCGGCAACGATGGGCTCTGCTATGGCACCAAACAAGAAGTCCTTGAGGGTGTCGTTGCGCTTGCTGGTGTTGCGGACTGCTACAGTGtgaggaggagcaagaggcacgacgggtgggagcaggtgggcACATGTGGGATTGGGACTCTGGCTGGTTCCCTATATCTAGCTAGGATGGAGAAGGGTATTGGGAGCCTCTAA
- the LOC133928280 gene encoding uncharacterized protein LOC133928280 translates to MAEETNGKKEEEEFSTGPLSVLMMSVKNNTQVLINCRNNKKLLGRVRAFDRHCNMVLENVREMWTEVPKTGKGKKKALPVNKDRFISKMFLRGDSVIIVLRNPK, encoded by the exons ATGGCAGAGGAAACCAAT ggaaagaaggaggaggaggagttcaGCACCGGTCCTCTGTCAGTGCTAATGATGAGCGTGAAGAACAATACCCAG GTTCTTATCAACTGCCGGAACAACAAGAAGTTACTTGGCCGTGTGAGGGCATTTGATCGGCATTGCAACATGGTTCTTGAGAATGTTAGGGAGATGTGGACTGAG GTACCAAAGACTGGTAAAGGCAAGAAGAAGGCTCTTCCAGTGAACAAAGACAGGTTCATAAGCAAGATGTTCCTCCGTGGGGATTCAGTCATCATTGTTCTCAGGAACCCAAAATGA
- the LOC133929683 gene encoding mitochondrial import inner membrane translocase subunit Tim9-like, with protein MPQGKKVEQDSMDAAAAASDEEDQARMAAIAQGLQTRDAVRLYNWVTQRCFSDCVVSFYREALGNREAACVRACVRKYLLLSTASAARFADLADPSPSSSAAAFDD; from the exons ATGCCCCAGGGAAAGAAAGTTGAGCAAGACAGCatggacgccgccgccgccgccagcgacGAGGAGGACCAGGCCCGCATGGCCGCCATCGCCCAAGGGCTGCAGACCCGAGACGC GGTGCGGCTGTACAACTGGGTCACGCAGCGCTGCTTCTCCGACTGCGTCGTCTCCTTCTACCGCGAGGCGCTCGGCAACCGCGAGGCGGCCTGCGTCCGCGCCTGCGTCCGCAAGtacctcctcctctccaccgcGTCCGCCGCCCGATTCGCCGACCTCGCCgacccctccccctcctcctctgccGCAGCATTCGACGACTGA
- the LOC133928277 gene encoding replication protein A 70 kDa DNA-binding subunit C-like isoform X1, giving the protein MAAAQLTPGAVEAISEHADGTGTLQPVLQVVDVRVVTNSKNPAAAERFRMVLSDGVHTLQSMLATAENPRVRDGTIRRGSVVHLQEFTCSTIQNRRIIIVIKLDVLQTECAIIGNAKAYEPKYLPKEQCPNLPANASQINSGAYSSGPGMLGSSVAPRAVQVANNISYGVSYSGCQGTVGSPIGRVVEPVPNVSSGGSYGTMLAHNTINADMVQSKLQQPSLNSHQNQRFAVPATAGDIGIPGNTYGRPAQPFHQQPPSVYMNRGPVAKNEATNRAVPVAQLNPYQERWTIKARVTAKTDLRHFTNAKGPGKVFSFDLLDAQGGEIRATCFTLQADQYFDLIEVDKVYLVSKGSLKPAQKKFNPLNHEYEIFVDHRTSIEICSGDDSSIPRQQYNFRQISEIENMETGAIVDLVGVVTSVGPSATIMRKDGSEAQRKTLQLKDMSGRSVEITFWGKFCDAEGHQLQLQCDSGLNPILALKNGRVTEFSGRSVSSISSTQLKINPDFPEAERLRHWYVTEGKTAACISLSREVSSMGRTDVRKTVAHIKDENLGRSDKPDWITIKGAISHLTTDNFCYPACTLEVNGRQCNKKVINNGDGTWHCDKCDQGSPNCEYRYLLLCQIQDHTGITYATAFQEAGTEIIGYSAQELFNIKDQDTEQFADIIQEVRWQQYLFKLKVKEETFNDEQRVKCSIVKAEKLDPSKESCHLLGAIDGILQDDTRSPAEVQGAATYNAGFDNSWAGQSVPASNNAYTTNMSGARYGDSMNQFGQQPNIYGGVSTPASATRNVQTCMACGSSGHDAQNCPEGMNRQQPAASMARSYGSTPGNASPLLCFRCNQPGHFANACPGVTTAPQQQPYGNGVASGGYSRLSYVGATNY; this is encoded by the exons atggcggcggcgcagcTGACGCCCGGTGCGGTGGAGGCGATATCCGAGCACGCCGACGGGACGGGGACGCTGCAGCCGGTGCTGCAGGTGGTGGACGTGCGGGTGGTCACCAACTCCAAGAACCCGGCCGCCGCGGAGCGCTTCCGCATGGTGCTCTCCGACGGCGTCCACACGCTGCAGTCCATGCTTGCCACCGCCGAGAACCCACGCGTCAGGGACGGCACCATCCGCAGGGGGTCCGTCGTCCACCTCCAGGAGTTCACCTGCAGCACCATCCAGAACCGCAG GATTATTATTGTTATCAAACTTGACGTTCTGCAAACTGAGTGCGCCATAATTGGGAACGCCAAAGCCTATGAGCCAAAATACCTACCGAAGGAGCAGTGCCCCAACTTACCGGCCAATGCTTCTCAAATCAATAGTGGAGCCTATTCCAGTGGCCCAGGCATGCTGGGATCTTCTGTTGCTCCAAGGGCAGTGCAGGTTGCTAACAATATATCATATGGTGTATCCTACAGTGGTTGTCAAGGTACGGTTGGCTCTCCAATTGGTCGGGTGGTAGAACCTGTTCCCAATGTGTCGTCTGGTGGCTCTTATGGTACAATGTTAGCGCATAATACAATAAACGCCGACATGGTGCAGTCAAAGTTGCAGCAGCCTTCACTGAACTCTCACCAGAACCAAAGGTTTGCAGTTCCTGCCACAGCTGGTGATATTGGCATTCCTGGCAATACTTATGGCCGCCCTGCGCAGCCTTTTCATCAGCAACCACCTTCAGTGTATATGAATAGAGGTCCTGTTGCTAAGAATGAAGCTACTAATCGTGCTGTCCCTGTGGCTCAATTGAATCCATACCAAGAAAGATGGACGATCAAAGCTAGGGTGACTGCAAAGACTGATCTCAGGCACTTCACCAACGCCAAAGGTCCTGGAAAAGTCTTCTCTTTTGATCTCCTTGATGCACAGGGTGGAGAAATTCGTGCAACATGCTTCACTTTGCAGGCTGATCAGTATTTTGACCTAATTGAGGTTGATAAGGTGTACTTGGTATCCAAAGGGTCGTTGAAACCTGCACAGAAGAAGTTTAACCCTTTGAATCATGAGTACGAGATATTTGTTGATCACAGAACGTCTATAGAAATTTGCTCTGGTGATGATAGCAGCATCCCTAGGCAGCAGTACAATTTCCGACAGATCAGCGAAATTGAGAACATGGAGACTGGTGCTATTGTGGATTTGGTTGGGGTTGTTACATCAGTTGGTCCTTCTGCCACAATAATGCGAAAGGATGGTTCGGAAGCCCAGAGAAAAACTCTTCAACTGAAGGACATGTCTGGTCGAAGCGTGGAGATAACCTTTTGGGGAAAATTCTGTGATGCTGAAGGCCACCAGCTCCAGTTGCAGTGCGATTCTGGTTTGAATCCTATACTAGCTTTGAAAAATGGCCGTGTCACTGAATTCAGTGGTAGATCCGTGAGCTCAATCAGCTCAACTCAGTTAAAAATAAACCCAGATTTTCCTGAGGCTGAAAGGTTGCGGCACTGGTATGTAACTGAAGGAAAGACTGCTGCTTGTATTTCTTTATCTCGGGAGGTGTCAAGCATGGGCAGGACTGATGTCCGGAAAACTGTCGCGCATATCAAGGATGAAAATTTGGGGCGATCAGACAAGCCAGACTGGATCACTATTAAAGGTGCAATTTCGCATTTGACAACTGATAATTTTTGTTATCCTGCTTGCACTTTGGAGGTTAATGGTAGGCAGTGCAACAAAAAGGTGATAAATAATGGTGATGGGACATGGCATTGTGACAAATGTGATCAGGGCTCACCAAATTGCGAGTATAGGTACTTGCTGCTTTGCCAGATCCAGGATCATACTGGGATTACCTATGCTACTGCATTCCAAGAGGCTGGTACAGAGATAATTGGCTACAGCGCCCAGGAGCTTTTCAACATAAAAGACCAAGACACAGAACAATTTGCAGATATCATACAGGAGGTTCGTTGGCAGCAGTATCTATTCAAGCTGAAAGTCAAGGAGGAAACCTTTAATGATGAGCAGCGTGTCAAGTGCAGCATTGTTAAAGCGGAGAAGTTGGATCCATCGAAAGAGAGTTGTCACCTTCTGGGTGCGATTGATGGCATATTGCAGGATGATACACGCTCACCTGCTGAGGTGCAAGGCGCTGCGACCTATAATGCTGGTTTCGATAATTCCTGGGCTGGACAAAGTGTGCCAGCCTCCAACAATGCTTACACCACGAATATGAGTGGTGCAAGGTATGGGGACTCCATGAATCAGTTTGGGCAGCAACCAAACATATATGGCGGGGTGTCTACTCCAGCATCAGCGACACGGAATGTACAGACTTGCATGGCTTGTGGGTCAAGTGGGCACGATGCACAGAACTGCCCTGAAGGCATGAATAGGCAGCAACCTGCGGCAAGCATGGCTAGGTCCTACGGCTCTACGCCCGGCAATGCCAGCCCGCTTTTGTGTTTTAGATGCAATCAACCTGGGCACTTTGCTAACGCTTGCCCAGGGGTGACTACTGCCCCCCAGCAACAGCCATATGGCAACGGTGTTGCATCAGGAGGATACAGTAGGCTATCCTATGTGGGGGCTACTAATTACTGA